In the Sus scrofa isolate TJ Tabasco breed Duroc chromosome 7, Sscrofa11.1, whole genome shotgun sequence genome, one interval contains:
- the LOC110261483 gene encoding histone H2A type 1 — translation MSGRGKQGGKARAKAKTRSSRAGLQFPVGRVHRLLRKGNYSERVGAGAPVYLAAVLEYLTAEILELAGNAARDNKKTRIIPRHLQLAIRNDEELNKLLGRVTIAQGGVLPNIQAVLLPKKTESHHKAKGK, via the coding sequence ATGTCTGGCCGTGGCAAACAGGGTGGTAAGGCTCGCGCTAAGGCTAAGACTCGGTCCTCTCGGGCTGGTCTTCAGTTCCCCGTGGGTCGAGTGCACCGCTTGCTCCGCAAAGGCAACTATTCCGAGCGGGTTGGTGCTGGGGCTCCGGTGTACCTGGCGGCAGTGCTGGAGTACCTTACCGCCGAGATCCTGGAGTTGGCGGGCAATGCAGCTCGCGACAATAAGAAGACTCGCATCATTCCGCGCCACTTGCAGCTGGCCATCCGCAACGACGAAGAACTTAACAAGTTGTTGGGTCGGGTGACCATCGCTCAGGGCGGAGTGTTACCAAATATCCAGGCAGTGTTGCTCCCTAAAAAGACTGAGAGCCACCACAAAGCCAAGGGCAAGTAA
- the LOC110261486 gene encoding histone H2B type 1-B, whose protein sequence is MPEPSKSAPAPKKGSKKAITKAQKKDGKKRKRSRKESYSIYVYKVLKQVHPDTGISSKAMGIMNSFVNDIFERIAGEASRLAHYNKRSTITSREIQTAVRLLLPGELAKHAVSEGTKAVTKYTSSK, encoded by the coding sequence ATGCCTGAGCCATCCAAGTCTGCTCCAGCTCCTAAGAAGGGCTCTAAGAAGGCCATCACCAAGGCGCAAAAGAAAGATGGGAAAAAGCGAAAGCGCAGCCGTAAGGAGAGCTACTCCATTTATGTGTACAAGGTACTGAAGCAGGTCCACCCGGACACTGGTATTTCCTCCAAGGCTATGGGCATCATGAATTCGTTCGTCAACGACATTTTCGAGCGGATCGCCGGTGAGGCTTCGCGCCTGGCCCATTACAACAAACGCTCGACCATCACTTCCAGGGAGATCCAGACGGCTGTGCGCCTGCTGCTGCCGGGGGAGCTGGCTAAGCACGCTGTGTCCGAGGGAACCAAGGCGGTTACCAAGTACACTAGCTCCAAATAA
- the LOC574051 gene encoding histone H1.2-like protein (The RefSeq protein has 1 substitution, 1 frameshift compared to this genomic sequence) — protein sequence MSETAPAAPAAAPPAEKTPVKKKAAKKPAGARRKASGPPVSELITKAVAASKERSGVSLAALKKALAAAGYDVEKNNSRIKLGLKSLVSKGTLVQTKGTGASGSFKLNKKAATGETKPKAKKSGAAKPKKSAGAAKKPKKATGSATPKKAAKKTPKKAKKPAAAAVTKKVAKSPKKAKAAKPKKAAKSAAKAVKPKAAKPKVAKPKKAAPKKK from the exons ATGTCGGAGACTGCTCCTGCCGCTCCCGCCGCCGCGCCTCCTGCGGAGAAGACCCCGGTCAAGAAGAAGGCCGCCAAGAAGCCTGCTGGGGCGCGCCGTAAGGCGTCTGGACCCCCAGTGTCCGAGCTCATCACCAAGGCTGTTGCTGCCTCCAAGGAGCGCAGCGGCGTGTCCCTGGCTGCGCTCAAGAAGGCGCTGGCGGCTGCTGGCTACGATGTGGAGAAGAATAACAGCCGCATCAAGCTGGGTCTCAAGAGCCTGGTGAGCAAGGGCACCTTGGTACAGACCAAGGGCACTGGGGCTTCTGGCTCCTTTAAGCTCAACAAGAAGGCGGCCACCGGTGAGACCAAGCCCAAGGCCAAGAAGTCGGGCGCGGCCAAGCCCAAGAAAAGTGCTGGGGCAGCCAAGAAGCCC AAGGCCATGGGCTCGGCCACCCCGAAAAAAGCCGCTAAGAAGACCCCGAAGAAGGCGAAGAAGCCGGCCGCAGCTGCTGTGACCAAGAAAGTGGCCAAGAGCCCAAAGAAAGCTAAGGCTGCCAAACCTAAGAAGGCTGCCAAGAGCGCGGCTAAGGCAGTGAAGCCCAAGGCCGCCAAGCCCAAGGTTGCAAAGCCCAAGAAGGCTGCACCCAAAAAGAAGTAG
- the HFE gene encoding hereditary hemochromatosis protein isoform X1 encodes MGPQARPALLLLILLRTVATQERAPRPHSLLFLFMGASEPDLGLPLFEALGYVDDQLFVSYNHESRRAEPRAPWLSGKASNQLWLQLSQSLKGWDHMFTVDFWTIMDNHNYSKITKLGVLPESHTLQVILGCEVQADNSTRGFWKYGYDGQDHLEFHPETLDWGAAEPRAWATKLEWEVSKIRAKQNRAYLERDCPEQLRRLLELGRGALDQQAPPLVKVTHHVASAVTTLRCQALNFYPQNITMRWLKDRQPLDAKDIEPRDVLPNGDGTYQSWVALVVLPGEEQRYSCQVEHPGLDQPLTARWGMDESQGLGKPGVDGVGVVTKARVCPGLGQRSRALTRFCCFRALAVWHPGHWNHQWDCCLCHHLYWNFVQNLKEKAGFKSSLGGLCLSRM; translated from the exons ATGGGCCCACAAGCCCGGCCGGCGCTTCTGCTCCTGATCCTCCTGCGGACCGTGGCCACGCAGGAGCGAGCGCCGC GGCCACACTCCCTGCTCTTCCTCTTCATGGGCGCCTCGGAGCCAGATCTCGGGCTGCCCCTGTTTGAGGCCTTGGGCTACGTGGACGACCAGCTGTTTGTGTCCTACAATCACGAGAGTCGCCGTGCAGAGCCTCGCGCCCCCTGGCTCTCGGGTAAGGCCTCCAACCAACTGTGGCTGCAGCTAAGCCAGAGCCTGAAAGGGTGGGATCACATGTTCACCGTGGACTTCTGGACCATCATGGACAACCACAACTACAGCAAGA TAACGAAGCTGGGAGTGTTGCCAGAGTCCCACACCCTGCAGGTGATCCTGGGCTGTGAAGTGCAAGCGGACAACAGCACCAGAGGGTTCTGGAAGTATGGGTACGATGGGCAGGACCACCTGGAGTTCCACCCTGAGACGCTGGACTGGGGGGcggcagagcccagggcctgggccacCAAGCTGGAGTGGGAAGTCAGTAAGATCCGGGCCAAGCAGAACAGAGCCTACCTGGAGCGGGACTGCCCGGAGCAGCTGCGGCGCTTgctggagctggggagaggggctcTGGACCAGCAAG cGCCTCCTTTGGTGAAGGTGACTCATCACGTGGCCTCTGCGGTGACCACTCTACGCTGTCAGGCTCTGAACTTCTACCCCCAGAACATCACCATGAGGTGGCTGAAGGACAGGCAGCCACTGGATGCCAAGGACATTGAGCCCAGGGATGTGCTGCCCAACGGGGATGGGACCTACCAGAGCTGGGTGGCTTTGGTGGTGCTCCCTGGGGAGGagcagagatacagctgccaggtGGAGCACCCAGGCCTGGATCAGCCCCTCACTGCCCGCTGGGGTATGGATGAGAGCCAGGGGCTGGGAAAACCTGGTGTGGATGGGGTGGGAGTGGTTACCAAAGCAAGggtctgccctgggctggggcagcGGTCACGGGCTCTCACTCGCTTTTGCTGTTTCAGAGCCCTCGCTGTCTGGCACCCTGGTCATTGGAATCATCAGTGGGATTGCTGTTTGTGTCATCATCTTTACTGGAATTTTGTTCAGAATCTTAAGGAGAAGGCAGGCTTTAA GAGCAGCCTCGGGGGACTATGTCTTAGCCGAATGTGA
- the HFE gene encoding hereditary hemochromatosis protein isoform X3, with protein sequence MGPQARPALLLLILLRTVATQERAPRPHSLLFLFMGASEPDLGLPLFEALGYVDDQLFVSYNHESRRAEPRAPWLSGKASNQLWLQLSQSLKGWDHMFTVDFWTIMDNHNYSKITKLGVLPESHTLQVILGCEVQADNSTRGFWKYGYDGQDHLEFHPETLDWGAAEPRAWATKLEWEVSKIRAKQNRAYLERDCPEQLRRLLELGRGALDQQAPPLVKVTHHVASAVTTLRCQALNFYPQNITMRWLKDRQPLDAKDIEPRDVLPNGDGTYQSWVALVVLPGEEQRYSCQVEHPGLDQPLTARWEPSLSGTLVIGIISGIAVCVIIFTGILFRILRRRQALRAASGDYVLAECE encoded by the exons ATGGGCCCACAAGCCCGGCCGGCGCTTCTGCTCCTGATCCTCCTGCGGACCGTGGCCACGCAGGAGCGAGCGCCGC GGCCACACTCCCTGCTCTTCCTCTTCATGGGCGCCTCGGAGCCAGATCTCGGGCTGCCCCTGTTTGAGGCCTTGGGCTACGTGGACGACCAGCTGTTTGTGTCCTACAATCACGAGAGTCGCCGTGCAGAGCCTCGCGCCCCCTGGCTCTCGGGTAAGGCCTCCAACCAACTGTGGCTGCAGCTAAGCCAGAGCCTGAAAGGGTGGGATCACATGTTCACCGTGGACTTCTGGACCATCATGGACAACCACAACTACAGCAAGA TAACGAAGCTGGGAGTGTTGCCAGAGTCCCACACCCTGCAGGTGATCCTGGGCTGTGAAGTGCAAGCGGACAACAGCACCAGAGGGTTCTGGAAGTATGGGTACGATGGGCAGGACCACCTGGAGTTCCACCCTGAGACGCTGGACTGGGGGGcggcagagcccagggcctgggccacCAAGCTGGAGTGGGAAGTCAGTAAGATCCGGGCCAAGCAGAACAGAGCCTACCTGGAGCGGGACTGCCCGGAGCAGCTGCGGCGCTTgctggagctggggagaggggctcTGGACCAGCAAG cGCCTCCTTTGGTGAAGGTGACTCATCACGTGGCCTCTGCGGTGACCACTCTACGCTGTCAGGCTCTGAACTTCTACCCCCAGAACATCACCATGAGGTGGCTGAAGGACAGGCAGCCACTGGATGCCAAGGACATTGAGCCCAGGGATGTGCTGCCCAACGGGGATGGGACCTACCAGAGCTGGGTGGCTTTGGTGGTGCTCCCTGGGGAGGagcagagatacagctgccaggtGGAGCACCCAGGCCTGGATCAGCCCCTCACTGCCCGCTGGG AGCCCTCGCTGTCTGGCACCCTGGTCATTGGAATCATCAGTGGGATTGCTGTTTGTGTCATCATCTTTACTGGAATTTTGTTCAGAATCTTAAGGAGAAGGCAGGCTTTAA GAGCAGCCTCGGGGGACTATGTCTTAGCCGAATGTGAATGA
- the HFE gene encoding hereditary hemochromatosis protein isoform X4, which translates to MGASEPDLGLPLFEALGYVDDQLFVSYNHESRRAEPRAPWLSGKASNQLWLQLSQSLKGWDHMFTVDFWTIMDNHNYSKITKLGVLPESHTLQVILGCEVQADNSTRGFWKYGYDGQDHLEFHPETLDWGAAEPRAWATKLEWEVSKIRAKQNRAYLERDCPEQLRRLLELGRGALDQQAPPLVKVTHHVASAVTTLRCQALNFYPQNITMRWLKDRQPLDAKDIEPRDVLPNGDGTYQSWVALVVLPGEEQRYSCQVEHPGLDQPLTARWEPSLSGTLVIGIISGIAVCVIIFTGILFRILRRRQALRAASGDYVLAECE; encoded by the exons ATGGGCGCCTCGGAGCCAGATCTCGGGCTGCCCCTGTTTGAGGCCTTGGGCTACGTGGACGACCAGCTGTTTGTGTCCTACAATCACGAGAGTCGCCGTGCAGAGCCTCGCGCCCCCTGGCTCTCGGGTAAGGCCTCCAACCAACTGTGGCTGCAGCTAAGCCAGAGCCTGAAAGGGTGGGATCACATGTTCACCGTGGACTTCTGGACCATCATGGACAACCACAACTACAGCAAGA TAACGAAGCTGGGAGTGTTGCCAGAGTCCCACACCCTGCAGGTGATCCTGGGCTGTGAAGTGCAAGCGGACAACAGCACCAGAGGGTTCTGGAAGTATGGGTACGATGGGCAGGACCACCTGGAGTTCCACCCTGAGACGCTGGACTGGGGGGcggcagagcccagggcctgggccacCAAGCTGGAGTGGGAAGTCAGTAAGATCCGGGCCAAGCAGAACAGAGCCTACCTGGAGCGGGACTGCCCGGAGCAGCTGCGGCGCTTgctggagctggggagaggggctcTGGACCAGCAAG cGCCTCCTTTGGTGAAGGTGACTCATCACGTGGCCTCTGCGGTGACCACTCTACGCTGTCAGGCTCTGAACTTCTACCCCCAGAACATCACCATGAGGTGGCTGAAGGACAGGCAGCCACTGGATGCCAAGGACATTGAGCCCAGGGATGTGCTGCCCAACGGGGATGGGACCTACCAGAGCTGGGTGGCTTTGGTGGTGCTCCCTGGGGAGGagcagagatacagctgccaggtGGAGCACCCAGGCCTGGATCAGCCCCTCACTGCCCGCTGGG AGCCCTCGCTGTCTGGCACCCTGGTCATTGGAATCATCAGTGGGATTGCTGTTTGTGTCATCATCTTTACTGGAATTTTGTTCAGAATCTTAAGGAGAAGGCAGGCTTTAA GAGCAGCCTCGGGGGACTATGTCTTAGCCGAATGTGAATGA
- the HFE gene encoding hereditary hemochromatosis protein isoform X2, giving the protein MGASEPDLGLPLFEALGYVDDQLFVSYNHESRRAEPRAPWLSGKASNQLWLQLSQSLKGWDHMFTVDFWTIMDNHNYSKITKLGVLPESHTLQVILGCEVQADNSTRGFWKYGYDGQDHLEFHPETLDWGAAEPRAWATKLEWEVSKIRAKQNRAYLERDCPEQLRRLLELGRGALDQQAPPLVKVTHHVASAVTTLRCQALNFYPQNITMRWLKDRQPLDAKDIEPRDVLPNGDGTYQSWVALVVLPGEEQRYSCQVEHPGLDQPLTARWGMDESQGLGKPGVDGVGVVTKARVCPGLGQRSRALTRFCCFRALAVWHPGHWNHQWDCCLCHHLYWNFVQNLKEKAGFKSSLGGLCLSRM; this is encoded by the exons ATGGGCGCCTCGGAGCCAGATCTCGGGCTGCCCCTGTTTGAGGCCTTGGGCTACGTGGACGACCAGCTGTTTGTGTCCTACAATCACGAGAGTCGCCGTGCAGAGCCTCGCGCCCCCTGGCTCTCGGGTAAGGCCTCCAACCAACTGTGGCTGCAGCTAAGCCAGAGCCTGAAAGGGTGGGATCACATGTTCACCGTGGACTTCTGGACCATCATGGACAACCACAACTACAGCAAGA TAACGAAGCTGGGAGTGTTGCCAGAGTCCCACACCCTGCAGGTGATCCTGGGCTGTGAAGTGCAAGCGGACAACAGCACCAGAGGGTTCTGGAAGTATGGGTACGATGGGCAGGACCACCTGGAGTTCCACCCTGAGACGCTGGACTGGGGGGcggcagagcccagggcctgggccacCAAGCTGGAGTGGGAAGTCAGTAAGATCCGGGCCAAGCAGAACAGAGCCTACCTGGAGCGGGACTGCCCGGAGCAGCTGCGGCGCTTgctggagctggggagaggggctcTGGACCAGCAAG cGCCTCCTTTGGTGAAGGTGACTCATCACGTGGCCTCTGCGGTGACCACTCTACGCTGTCAGGCTCTGAACTTCTACCCCCAGAACATCACCATGAGGTGGCTGAAGGACAGGCAGCCACTGGATGCCAAGGACATTGAGCCCAGGGATGTGCTGCCCAACGGGGATGGGACCTACCAGAGCTGGGTGGCTTTGGTGGTGCTCCCTGGGGAGGagcagagatacagctgccaggtGGAGCACCCAGGCCTGGATCAGCCCCTCACTGCCCGCTGGGGTATGGATGAGAGCCAGGGGCTGGGAAAACCTGGTGTGGATGGGGTGGGAGTGGTTACCAAAGCAAGggtctgccctgggctggggcagcGGTCACGGGCTCTCACTCGCTTTTGCTGTTTCAGAGCCCTCGCTGTCTGGCACCCTGGTCATTGGAATCATCAGTGGGATTGCTGTTTGTGTCATCATCTTTACTGGAATTTTGTTCAGAATCTTAAGGAGAAGGCAGGCTTTAA GAGCAGCCTCGGGGGACTATGTCTTAGCCGAATGTGA